The Alnus glutinosa chromosome 7, dhAlnGlut1.1, whole genome shotgun sequence genome includes a region encoding these proteins:
- the LOC133874251 gene encoding uncharacterized protein LOC133874251, with product MAVLRRTPMTSLTTITTILAAAIAVLSVSAGDNNGVYSPCLDTTVARSDGFTFAIAFAAQNSFFSNNTLQLSPCDTRLHLSNANSQIAVFRPKVDEISLLTVNSSSFFPDNYGYMVAFSGRKYASRSAPAFVANSSYTVTSFTLVLEFKKGRLQNSYWKRGGCAKCSGNSGFVCLNGQDCAIKTSNCKTKGGKVDCSLGIQLAFSGTDKHLSALNSWYEVSKLRQYSLYGLYSNLKDSLTTQYNNFF from the exons ATGGCGGTTCTTCGTAGAACGCCAATGACGTCGTTGACGACCATAACTACGATCCTGGCGGCGGCGATTGCGGTGCTCTCCGTGAGCGCGGGCGACAACAACGGGGTGTACTCGCCGTGCTTGGATACGACCGTGGCGCGGTCGGACGGGTTTACCTTCGCGATCGCGTTCGCTGCGCAGAACTCGTTCTTCTCCAACAACACGCTCCAGCTGTCCCCCTGCGATACCAGGCTCCACCTCTCCAACGCCAACTCTCAGATCGCGGTCTTCCGGCCCAAGGTCGACGAGATCTCCCTGCTCACCGTCAACTCCTCCTCCTTCTTTCCG GACAATTATGGGTATATGGTTGCATTTTCCGGTCGGAAATATGCTTCGAGGTCCGCTCCTGCTTTTGTTGCAAATAGTTCATACACTGTAACCAGCTTTACTCTT GTGCTTGAGTTTAAGAAGGGCAGGCTGCAAAACTCGTATTGGAAAAGGGGTGGTTGTGCTAAATGTTCTGGTAACTCTGGCTTTGTCTGCCTCAACGGTCAGGATTGTGCAATCAAAACTTCCAACTGCAAGACCAAAGGAGGCAAGGTAGATTGCAGTCTTGGGATACAATTGGCATTCTCTGGTACAGATAAGCACCTTTCAGCTCTCAACTCATGGTATGAAGTGTCAAAACTTCGTCAGTACTCGCTTTATGGCCTTTATTCAAATCTCAAGGATTCTCTCACTACCCAGTATAACAACTTCTTCTAA
- the LOC133873226 gene encoding agamous-like MADS-box protein AGL80 — MTRKKVKLAWIVNDSARKASLKKRRVGLLKKVSELTTLCGVSAFAIIYGPDEEEAAVWPSRQVVQQLLARFQSVPEMERCRKMMNQESYLRERAAKLVDQLRKQQRKNKEMEMGHLMQQIQQGRKLDELEMSEMNGLAWFLEQRMKESGKRMEYFPENPLALGSFPTLESAVPATEGKTPTESFTWDQWFIDMVSQNENAAGSSSSSSIRSYMGLPPHTYVGDPYGNLGGGRGGIEMGLPHGNYKGSEMGGLPYGSSEFNNIGVTDIGLLPHGSFGGDVELGLPHHGNMNVSPGGSDMGIGMPRGNIGGGSSATGSDMGLPQGFFGGSSAGSDAGGRLPYDATKPWP; from the coding sequence ATGACAAGGAAGAAGGTTAAACTTGCGTGGATTGTGAATGACAGTGCAAGGAAAGCTAGTCTCAAAAAGAGGAGGGTAGGATTGTTAAAAAAAGTCAGTGAGCTGACCACCTTATGCGGTGTAAGCGCTTTTGCCATCATCTATGGTCCGGACGAGGAGGAGGCAGCTGTGTGGCCGTCCCGCCAGGTGGTACAGCAACTGCTGGCGAGGTTCCAGAGCGTGCCAGAAATGGAGCGGTGCAGGAAAATGATGAACCAAGAGAGTTATCTCCGGGAGAGGGCAGCGAAATTGGTAGACCAGCTAAGGAAGCAGCAGAGGAAGAACAAAGAGATGGAAATGGGGCATCTCATGCAACAAATCCAACAGGGTAGGAAATTGGATGAACTTGAAATGAGTGAAATGAATGGTTTGGCTTGGTTTTTGGAGCAGAGGATGAAGGAGAGTGGGAAAAGGATGGAATACTTTCCGGAAAATCCTCTTGCCCTGGGTTCTTTTCCTACCCTCGAGAGTGCAGTGCCCGCCACAGAGGGAAAGACTCCCACAGAGTCTTTCACGTGGGATCAGTGGTTCATAGACATGGTGAGCCAAAATGAAAACGCTGCTGgtagcagcagcagcagcagcatcaGGAGTTACATGGGGCTACCACCACATACATATGTTGGCGATCCATATGGGAACCTTGGAGGCGGCAGAGGCGGGATTGAGATGGGGCTGCCTCATGGGAATTATAAAGGAAGTGAGATGGGAGGCCTGCCCTATGGGAGTTCTGAGTTTAACAACATTGGTGTGACTGACATAGGGCTGCTGCCTCATGGGAGTTTTGGAGGAGATGTGGAGCTGGGGCTGCCTCATCATGGGAATATGAATGTCAGTCCTGGTGGAAGTGATATGGGGATCGGCATGCCTCGCGGTAACATTGGCGGCGGCAGCAGTGCTACTGGAAGTGACATGGGGCTGCCTCAAGGGTTTTTTGGAGGTAGCAGTGCTGGAAGTGATGCCGGCGGCAGGCTGCCTTATGATGCCACCAAACCATGGCCTTAA
- the LOC133873227 gene encoding uncharacterized protein LOC133873227, translated as MELKMKLDALTKKVDALVIGKSINTVNSFHVDCCSICASPIHSAQTCPSLPTFVESSMEHVNAFNDFRKQSNGPFSDTYNPGWRNHHNFSAIAKMETQIGQIANHLGEREKGKLPSQPLPNPRLQFQGEVHPMLCRGKNMFKPLSHLGQEDKWTTKWFFLKRTLLHSKSKEVAALRKKMRSHLQPLLRPLLGRLYLRRSTLTDYLRPIKEGSSRTFWRKTNVPKKVCLTEHVSSILQCKLPIKHRDLGCPTISCMIRVSRIEKALLDLGASINLLPYSVYLQLGLGELKPTSMTLQLADWSVKVPRGIIEDVLIMVNRLLPRGFHSARYRASPECGDSNTGDSRASFLIHG; from the exons ATGGAGCTAAAGATGAAGTTAGATGCCCTCACTAAGAAGGTCGATGCTCTCGTCATTGGGAAATCCATCAACACTGTGAACTCATTCCACGTGGattgctgttccatctgtgctagccCTATTCACTCAGCACAGACTTGCCCTTCTTTGCCAACCTTTGTCGAGTCATCAATGGAACATGTTAATGCTTTCAATGACTTTCGAAAGCAATCCAATGGACCCTTCTCTGATActtacaatccagggtggcgaaACCATCATAATTTTTCG gctattgccaagatggagactcAGATTGGGCAGATTGCTAATCACCTgggtgagagagaaaaaggaaagctTCCTAGCCAGCCTTTGCCAAATCCAAGGTTACAATTTCAAGGGGAAGTTCATCCAATGCTGTGCAGGGGCAAGAACATGTTCAAGCCATTGTCTCACTTAGGCCAGGaagacaagtggacaaccaagtggttcttcTTGAAGAGAACCCTGTTGCACAGTAAGAGCAAGGAAGTGGCAGCACTAAGGAAAAAGATGCGGAGCCATCTACAGCCATTGTTGAGACCCCTCTTAGGTCGTTTATACCTAAGGCGCTCTACCCTGACAGATTACTTGCGCCCAATAAAGGAGggaagttcgaggacattctggag GAAGACTAATGTCCCGAAGAAGGTATGTTTGACCGAGCATGTCAGTTCAATCCTGCAATGCAAGCTGCCCATCAAGCACAGGGACCTTGGATGTCCGACCATCTCTTGCATGATAAGAGTTAGCCGCATAGAGAAGGCTCTGCTAGATCTTGGAGCAAGTATCAACCTCCTGCCTTATTcggtttacctgcaattggggttgGGAGAATTGAAGCCTACCTCTATGACGCTCCAATTGGCTGATTGGTCAGTGAAGGTACCACGGGGAATCAtcgaggatgttttgattatgGTGAATAGATTACTTCCCCGTGGATTTCATAGTGCTAGATACAGAGCCAGTCCAGAATGTGGGGATTCAAATACCGGTGATTCTAGGGCGTCCTTTCTTATCCACGGCTAA